One genomic region from Ornithinicoccus hortensis encodes:
- the modA gene encoding molybdate ABC transporter substrate-binding protein codes for MTSTRTLRRLTVLASVPLLALTLAACGGDDGDDAGSGDDSSENAEDADAGADSDADDGADTDTDDEAESSEDADEAAGGVSGDIVVFGAASLTDTFTELGEQFEAENPDATVTFNFGASSALAQQIISGAPADVFASASPATMQQVTDEDLAAGEPVVFVSNRLEIVVPAGNPAGITGLEDFTNEDLTIALCAEEVPCGAASVKVFEAAGLTPAPDTYEEDVRATLTKVELDEVDAALVYRTDVIVAGDSVEGIDFPESGEAVNDYPIALLSEAPNSEAGQAFIDFVLSEAGQTVLGDAGFDLP; via the coding sequence ATGACATCGACCCGTACCCTGCGCCGGCTGACCGTCCTGGCCTCCGTCCCGCTCCTGGCCCTCACCCTCGCCGCCTGCGGCGGTGACGATGGCGACGACGCCGGGTCCGGGGACGACTCGAGCGAGAACGCCGAGGACGCCGACGCGGGCGCGGACAGCGACGCCGACGACGGCGCCGACACGGATACCGATGACGAGGCGGAGAGCTCTGAGGACGCCGACGAGGCGGCCGGCGGGGTCTCCGGCGACATCGTGGTGTTCGGCGCGGCCTCGCTGACCGACACCTTCACCGAGCTGGGCGAGCAGTTCGAGGCGGAGAACCCGGACGCCACGGTGACCTTCAACTTCGGGGCGAGCTCGGCACTCGCCCAGCAGATCATCTCCGGGGCGCCGGCGGACGTCTTCGCCTCCGCCTCGCCGGCCACGATGCAGCAGGTCACCGACGAGGACCTGGCGGCCGGGGAGCCCGTGGTCTTCGTCAGCAACCGCCTGGAGATCGTGGTCCCCGCCGGGAACCCCGCGGGTATCACCGGGCTGGAGGACTTCACCAACGAGGACCTGACCATCGCCCTGTGCGCCGAGGAGGTGCCGTGCGGCGCCGCCTCGGTGAAGGTGTTCGAGGCGGCCGGGCTGACGCCCGCGCCGGACACCTACGAGGAGGACGTGCGCGCGACCCTGACCAAGGTCGAGCTGGACGAGGTGGACGCGGCGCTGGTCTACCGGACGGACGTGATCGTCGCCGGGGACTCCGTCGAGGGCATCGACTTCCCGGAGTCGGGAGAGGCGGTCAACGACTACCCGATCGCGTTGCTCTCCGAGGCCCCGAACAGCGAGGCGGGGCAGGCGTTCATCGACTTCGTCCTGTCCGAGGCCGGGCAAACGGTGCTGGGCGACGCTGGTTTTGACCTCCCCTGA
- a CDS encoding acyl-CoA dehydrogenase family protein has protein sequence MAVHRLMPSEEAGELIELVRDIARTKLLPEADAAEAQARFPREAFELLGRSGLLSLPYAEELGGGGQPYEVYLQVVEEIAYAWMSVAVGVSVHSLTCAPLAHFGTPEQQEKYLTGMLSGDQLGAYCLSEPQAGSDVASIRTRATPTDDGYQITGGKSWISHAGHADFYTTFARTSDEGGRGLSCFLVPPDADGLTFAEPERKMGLDCDTVREVLFDKVPVEQDRLIGREGQGMQIALAALDAGRLGIAAAATGLAQRALEEATAYSKEREQFGRPIADNQGLAFLLADMAAAVGAARSTYLLAARLKDAGLPHSQEASVAKLVATDAAMRVTTDAVQVLGGYGYTKDFPLERFMREAKVTQIFEGTNQIQRLVISRHLLKD, from the coding sequence ATGGCAGTGCACCGTCTGATGCCCAGCGAGGAAGCTGGCGAACTCATCGAGTTGGTCCGCGACATCGCCCGCACGAAACTGCTCCCCGAGGCGGACGCTGCCGAGGCACAGGCGCGCTTCCCACGGGAGGCCTTCGAGCTCCTGGGACGGTCCGGCCTGCTCTCCCTGCCGTATGCCGAGGAGCTGGGTGGTGGGGGCCAGCCCTACGAGGTCTACCTCCAGGTGGTCGAGGAGATCGCCTACGCGTGGATGTCCGTGGCCGTCGGGGTCTCCGTGCACTCCCTGACCTGCGCGCCGCTGGCCCACTTCGGCACCCCGGAGCAGCAGGAGAAGTACCTGACCGGGATGCTCTCCGGCGACCAGCTGGGCGCCTACTGCCTCTCCGAGCCGCAGGCCGGCTCGGACGTCGCCAGCATCCGCACCCGGGCCACGCCGACCGACGACGGCTACCAGATCACCGGCGGCAAGTCCTGGATCTCCCATGCCGGGCACGCGGACTTCTACACCACCTTCGCCCGCACCTCCGACGAGGGCGGCCGGGGCCTGAGCTGCTTCCTGGTCCCCCCGGACGCCGACGGTCTCACCTTCGCCGAGCCCGAGCGCAAGATGGGGCTGGACTGCGACACGGTGCGGGAGGTGCTCTTCGACAAGGTGCCGGTCGAGCAGGACCGGCTGATCGGCCGGGAGGGTCAGGGCATGCAGATCGCCCTGGCCGCCCTGGACGCCGGCCGGCTCGGCATCGCGGCCGCGGCCACGGGACTGGCGCAGCGGGCGCTGGAGGAGGCCACGGCATACAGCAAGGAGCGGGAGCAGTTCGGCCGGCCGATCGCCGACAACCAGGGGCTGGCGTTCCTGCTGGCGGACATGGCCGCGGCCGTCGGGGCGGCCCGGTCCACCTATCTGCTGGCGGCGCGACTCAAGGACGCGGGGCTGCCGCACTCCCAGGAGGCGTCGGTCGCCAAGCTGGTCGCCACGGACGCGGCGATGCGCGTCACCACCGACGCCGTGCAGGTCCTCGGCGGCTACGGCTACACCAAGGACTTCCCGCTCGAACGGTTCATGCGGGAGGCCAAGGTGACCCAGATCTTCGAGGGGACCAACCAGATCCAGCGGCTGGTCATCTCCCGCCACCTGCTCAAGGATTGA
- a CDS encoding TOBE domain-containing protein translates to MPQLRISEAAALLGVSDDTLRRWADQGRLPVHRSETGRLQVEGSDLAVLAQEIAVDHPSGLRASARNQLTGIVTKVTTDTVMAQVEMQCGPYRVVSLMSSEAVTELGLEPGVVTVASIKATHVVVALPPES, encoded by the coding sequence ATGCCGCAGTTGAGGATCAGTGAAGCCGCTGCCCTGCTCGGGGTCAGCGACGATACGCTCCGCCGCTGGGCCGACCAGGGCCGGCTCCCGGTCCACCGCTCCGAGACCGGTCGACTCCAGGTGGAGGGCAGCGATCTGGCGGTCCTCGCCCAGGAGATCGCCGTGGACCACCCCTCCGGCTTGCGGGCTTCGGCCCGCAACCAACTGACCGGCATCGTGACCAAGGTGACCACCGACACGGTGATGGCCCAGGTCGAGATGCAGTGCGGCCCCTACCGGGTCGTGTCCTTGATGAGCAGCGAGGCGGTGACGGAGCTGGGCCTGGAGCCCGGGGTCGTCACGGTCGCCTCGATCAAGGCCACGCACGTCGTCGTCGCACTACCCCCTGAAAGCTGA